Genomic window (Equus asinus isolate D_3611 breed Donkey chromosome 8, EquAss-T2T_v2, whole genome shotgun sequence):
TTTCCACTCCgatatttttcattgtttatagTTACTTTCTGGCCTGGCTTTTTCTAAAAATTCCCAAAATAGGAACTTGTGGTTCAAAGGTCATTTTAAACATCCTTATTCTCCAAATTCTTCCAATATTTTAAGTAACTATTTTTGGACAAATTGTTGTAGAGGAGATGAAGTTCATACAAATAGATGCCACAATCTCTGGCCATCTTCTAGACTCAGAAAAAGAATCTCCTCACTGACTCTCAGCAAAATATAATGAGAGAAAAATTGGTTTCTGAATGACATTAGTTCTTTGCTGGTTATTTAGAACTCTTTTTTAGTTATAAGTGAGGCCCACGGAatcatattaatagaaaaaaaaactagTTAAGAACAAAATCTTACCTACTTTCTATTGCTTTCCAATAAATTCACCTTTGAGGGAAAGTAGGTATTGAGCACCTCCTACATACTatgcactgtgctaggcattttCAAAAAACTTCTCTCTTATTATTACCATAGCCCTACTTGGTAGCTACTATTAtcccccactttacagatcaggaaactggtTCAGACATTTGCCCGGGGTTAAAGAGTTGGTAAACAGCAGTGTCAGGATCTAAACCCAGGACTTTCTGTATACGAAGTACACGCTCTTTCCACACCAACACATTGCCTCCTATACCAAACCACAAATGCCTTTTTGGTGATTAGTCCTGAAACTTTATCTATAACTCAAGTGCTtgtaaaatacaaatatacatcTACTAGAGAAGCTGTATaattaaatatacacaaaagaatccttttaaaaatagaagacatCCCATTTAAATTAATGTTTGGCTTTTGACTTTTCTAAATTCAGATTTCTCTATATAAGGATTATCTAATGCATGGCTTAGTTCTTCAAGGAAATCatgtaaaacaaaatagaataatttctAAAACTCTGTAAATATATAATCATAAGAAGCAAGTAAAACTTAGATGTGGTGAGATACATTTCAAGCATCTCAAACATTCTAAACATGGACAAACAcaaaatatgtcttttttatCATGTTTAAGCTTCACTCTTCTTTCTCAGTTCACACTAAAAGGAGGGCGGGTTTGTGAGTGTAGGGGAGGAGATGAAGTTGAAAGggacaattattttcttttgattcacaGTACAAGAAACAATATGCATTCAGAGCAGTCATGATGTGTCTGCATCACGTAAATGTCCTCCCTACATGGGGAAAGTGGTAAGACTGTGTGttttctttacaaaaagaaaGAGCGCCATGAGAAGGGATTGGATAGGCCAAGTCCCTTCCTGGAGGAGAATTAGTTTTTAATGAATATGTCTTTTTAAactgccagaaaaaaaatcagtttaaactatgttttaacatttttcttgtaAAAGATATATTCTTATTGACACTATTTCAAACATATTCCTCCCAGTTGATATTTTTAGTAAAAGGAGGTTAAGGTTTAATTCATTGTTCAAAGAAAGACTTAAGATACATCAGCCCACCAAACTTCATCATTCTCTCAAGTTGTCTCTTATTTTCTCACCTCCACATTCAGCTAATAAAtatatgatcttttaaaatgtaaattcacGGCCTAAAAACTATAGTGATTCATCTCTCTAATGCTTAACAGATCTTTTAGAGTCTAGATCTGATTGTGCTCTCCCTGACAGCCACTGGATTAAGAATCTAGTAAGATTAGTTTCCTAATAAAGCCCATGGtctattttctccattattttaagTATCATATAACTAGAATTCTTAACGTGATAGTTATTTCATGATATCTTTCAGCTTTAACAAAAATtaacccaatttaaaatttttaatcagcCTGAATATGTTACAATGATCACCAAGGTTTTGATTAAATCTTTCAAATGTGTTAGAATTTTGTTATATAGGCTACTGTCTGCAATAAACGGACTTTCAGCCAGGGCTTACTAATCTTCATATTATGGACATTATGAggtccaagagaaaggaaagattttttcACTATCTAGAAatctgggagaaggaagagaagaacttAGAATTTGGTAGAATATGATTTGCAGCCTACTTCTGCAATGCAAAGTTGACATAAAAGTGAATCTCACTTTATGGGATAGCTAGGTTCCTGAAAAGTAAATCTTAACTACTATTAATTAAGTTcaagatagaaaatatatagcaaagatattaaaacaatcaaaagtATGAAGACACTATTAGAAGTGACTAGAGGTATTTTTCAGTGTAGtggggaaaagaataaaattcttttaaaatctataaaactTGGACAGGTGTAGCTAGGATAAACACTGTTTCATTAAATCCTAGAATACTTAATTTTGATTAACAAAATCTATATAATTTAGGAAGTAAATTTAGGTTAAAAAATGGGTCATGCCATTGTCATTCCAAATTGTTCTCCAGtgttctttaattatttttgattgagttgtagttattttcaaatattgaatttagaaagaagaaaaagcagcccCAACATCGGGAATTGGTCTGACACTTACAACGAGGCCTCAGTGTTGTTAGAAGCTGGCCTGGTGCTCACTACTGGGCATGCTATTCTCCTGTTGGACAGAAGTTATCTCACAGAACATTAACATCAGACAAGCACACTCTGAGAATGAAAAAGTGAGACAAAACAAGATCAACATGTCGCTTTGTCTAAGCACAGACAAAAACAAGTCACTGCACAACACACAAAATACCAAACTTCTCCCCGTGCTGGCTCATATGAATGACTGCTGCTTCTTTCAAACTACAGCTCTATCCTTTCTGTGGTCAGCCCTGTCTACAGATAAGATTTATCAAGATGCCCAATCATAGAATTTCCCCCACTTCCTGACAACAACCAATCTAGAGTGAGCCTCTTTTTCCACAGATCCTCCTCAAAATCACCCAACCAAAGTGCAGATCCTACATATGTTCTAACACTTTCACACAAAGACTCCCTGTGACCCTGATGGTGTGTGTTCTCCCTCCCAGCAACAAGTAATAAACCCAACTTATTTGCCCACAAATAAAAGGGGTCATGCACTAGTATACACAGCAGTAAACATGAAACAAATTACCCTCAAGGGatgataaaactaaaaatattcacCTAACAAGAAAAATCAGCTTGTTTAGGAGTACAGTCCATACAATTCATAAGGTTAGAAGCTTCAATGGAAAAACACACTCTTCTCCACACCACATCCCCAGACAACATAAGCATCCATTGGTAGTACTGTCGGATATCAAAATATTCTGGACTGACTGTCTTTCTCAACACAAAAATACTTGGGATATATTACCATTGGTTTTCATTAGGAAATTTGAAATGGGATTGCCTAGAATAAAATTTCATTACCCATATCTTTGTGAACTAGTGCTAGGGAGGAAAATACACAAAAGGGCTCAGAAAGTATTACTGCAAGGTtcctaatgttatttttattttggtgtcaaaatttaaaataccaaagagaaaacattaaactaCAACATCCCTTTGATTTATAGTTACTTTTCTACCTAATATAGGTGTGTTTCACTTTTTTCAACTGGTAAAATTCAGTTTTTCAAGCATCAAACCCTAAATGTACCAAAAAACTTTCTAtgtaaaaaaaaaggcaaataattaatttttaagtgagaaatCTTCCTGTAATGTAATTAACCATTGCTCTAAATTATTTAGTTGGAACTAAGAATGCCTTGTCTTGATAGATCTGAGAGAGTTTTGCGTGCACCGTCTCATCTGTGGTAGTAATAGCCAGTATCGATTCACTACTTACTATGTTCCACGCACTGTACTGAGGGCTTTACTTAGATAACATTATTTCATCCTCATAGTGCttctctgaaggaactactaccATAgctcccattctacagataagaaaGTGcagtttgtccaaggtcactcagctccTTAAGTGtggagacaggatttgaactAGTCTGACTGGAAAGCCCATGCTCCTTAAACATTTATCTAGAATCCTTAAATAACTCTACAAAGTGGGTAGGGCAAACTAAATATGAGGACAGTGAGTCTTTGGGGATTAATTGATTTACCCAAATAAACCCAGCTAGCATGGATACTAAACCCAGTTGTTCTGATTCAGCATTTAATTCAGTATTCTTTCTACTACATCGAATATTAAATATTACTTTTCCTCAAAGCAAGGCATGCTTCTGCTCCACAGCAAGAATTCATTCAATTCTCCTTGGTAGCATAGAGATTGTTTTTCCTTAATTCAGGGAAccaaatcactaaacaaaaaaaaaaagcagaagctAACAAATTCAAGTTTATTAGATCACACACAAATTGAGACATAGCAGAGCTAATTTACTTATACATGATAAAAGGGACCTAAAATTTTTGCAAAGTGAGTTAGCAAATATTACAAGAAGCAGTCTAAGGCATTGGTTAAAACTGAATTCTAAAGCCTGACTACTCAGgtgcaaatcccagctccaccacctacTAATTCCGTGACCATATTCACATTCATTTAAGctttctgtacctcagtttcttcatctgtaaaatggggataataatagcacctaccctatacgattgttgtgaggattaaatgagttaacacatatAAAGTGCTCAGAATGTTGAGTGCCTGATGTATGGTAAGCTCTCAATAATTATCATTTAGCACTATTATTACTTTTGCATAATTATAGACACTTTTATTCAATATGGAAATCATATTTTGAGTTTCCTCTAAGAACAGCTATCACTTCTTTCCACAATTTTTCCTAcaaataaattctcttttcagAATATGTTCTCCTTTAGCTATTAAGCATTACTCATTAGCCACCATACTTAACAAATGCCAGTTCATTTATagtacattttactttttctttcattaatcttccaatttattgaaaagagtctgaaatgttattgatatttatataattttatatgtagagttccaccattttatattttcaggaaaatctcaagttatctccatttttttagtttaagacaaaaaaaaaccaatatcaagaaaaaaaagtagaaagaaagagaaagtactTTATATCTTAATTGTGCACTTTTCTTGTGTGCTCAGTTATATTTCCAGGTTACATGGACAGAGAACTTGCAAAAATATCAGATTCCAAAGGCCAGATTCTAAAAAGTAAAGGCACTACAAATTCTCAGAGTAgccaagaagaaaataaggaagcactaaagaaggaaaacttaTTCATAGATTCTGATGAATCCTTAACATCAAGACATGAAATGGAgtcaaaaagcaaagcaaaaggtATTGAACTGGAGAAAGGCAAGACAGGAATGGAGGTCAAGGTAAACAAGAGTGACGTTAGGATACCAAAAGGACAGGAGGCCCAAGTAAAGAATAACAAAGCCAAAATAACACAAGGACAGGAGGCCCAAGAGAAGAGGAGTGAGGCCAGAATACCACAAGGACAAGAGGCCCAAGTAAAGAAGAGTGAGGCCGGGATACCACAAGGACAGGGCTCCCAAGAGAAGAAGAGTGAGGTCAGGATACTAAAAGGACAGGGGTCCCAAGCAAAGAGTGAGGCTGGGATGCTAAAAGGACAGGGGTCCCAAGAGAAGAAGAGTGAGGTCAGGATACTAAAAGGACAGGGGTCCCAAGTAAAGAAGAGTGAGGCTGGGATACCGAAAAGACAGGAGGTCCAAGATAAGAGTGAGGCCAAGATACCACAAGGACAGGAGGCCCAAGACAAGAAGAGTGAGGCTGGGATACCACAAGGACAAGAGGCCCACAAAATGAGTGAGGCCAGCATACCACAAGGACAGGAGGCCCAAGAAATGATGAGTGATGCCAAGTTACCACAAGGACAAGAGGCCCAAGAAAAGGAGATTGAGGCCAAAATACCACAAGGACAGGAGGCccaagaaaagaagagtgagGCTGGGAAACCACAAGGACACGAGGCccaagaaaagaagagtgagGCCGGGAAACCACAAGGACAAGAGGCCCAAGAAAAGGAGATTGAGGCCAAAATACCACAAGGACAGGAGGCCCAAGACAAGAAGAGTGAGGCTGGGATACCACAAGGACAGGAGGCccaagaaaagaagagtgagGCCGGGAAACCACAAGGACAAGAGGCCCAAGAAAAGGAGATTGAGGCCAAAATACCACAAGGACAGGAGGCCCAAGTAAAGAATAATAAGGCTGGGATACTACAAGGACAGGaagccaaagaaaagaagagtgaggCTGAAATACCACAAGGACAGGAGGCCCAAGACAAGAAGAGTGAGGCCAAGATACCACAAGGACAGGGGtcccaagaaaataaaagtgaagccAGGATACTAAAAGGACAGGGGTCCCAATTAAAGAGGAGTGAGGCTGGGATACCACGAGGACAGGGGTCtcaaggaaagaagagggaggcCAGGATGCCAAAAGGACAGGGGTCCCAATTAACGAGGAGTGAGGCCAGGATACCACAAGGACAGGGGTCTCAAGGAAAGAAGACTGAGGCAGGGATACCACAAGGACAAGGGTTCCAAGGAAAGAAGAGTGAGTCTGGGATATCGCAAGTGTCAGAAGCCCAAGACAAGAAGAGTGAGGCCAGGATACCACAAGGACAAGGTTCCCAAGTAAAGAAGAGTGAGTCTGGGATATCGCAAGTGTCAGAAGCCCAAGACAAGAAGAGTGAGGCCAGGATACCACAAGGACAGGAGGCCCAAGTAAAGAATGAGGCTGGGATACCACAAGGACTAGGGTCCCAAGTGAAAAAGGAGAATtctgaggaaaaggaaagcagacCAAAGAAAAGggagatgcagagaagaatgaagatacaaaataaatagatGCTAAAAACAAGAAAGGTGATGAAGGAAAGcacaaagtaaaaggaaagaaagaatcagaagTCAAGGGTTAAAAAGCAAAAGGTTCAGTGAAAGGCAAAGGCAAGTAAAGGAAGGAAGTACAACAAAAAGGTCGAAGAGTAAGGGTAAATAAAAGGAAGACCCATAAGTCAACTGATTATTATGATTCCCATCCTCCAGATACAAGTCATATCCCAGCCATTGCCTAAATAGATCACAATTATAGAATCCATTTAACCTATACCTCTGCAGAGTTTCTGCTCTTTACACGTTTTACCATTTTTAGACCTCTCAGCCACAACCTCAGCTTTCAACTGTTTTGTAAGTTGGTACTTATTTAATCAAGAAAGACTggattttttctgaaataaaacattttgattAAAGAAATCCTTTAACAAGTATATCTCTGTGATAGCCTAACCAATCAACCAACCAATAATTCCTCACAGTGGCCTAAAGTTTGCAAAGCACTGTTCTAGCACTAAGGGGCAAACAGAAAAATCTACGTCTGAGTCTGTGCAATCAAGTAGCTTGTAACATATATAGTGatgtgtaaaaattaaaatatgtgtcAAAATATAGTTTAGATGGACAATATAATACAAGTTAGCAACCTCTTGGGAGGAGAAGGTAAAGGAGATACCTTCATTGGAAGAGAGTGGGATATATGATGTGTCTCAAAAGATGGTAAGATACTGACATGCTGAGTGAAGTAGaaagagtggaagaaaagaaaagggattaAAGACTGCCACACCATACTCTAGACAATGTTATTGCTGCAGCAGGCTCATGAGAAGCATTCTGGGGTATAATTTTGAAAAGGAGGGTTAGAAGAAGATTCTGAAGAGATCTGAAAAACAAACCAGGAAGTTATATTCTACTCATTTGGCAACTGAAAGCTTTCTGAGTTGTTTGAGAAGGAGAGTAAAGTGAACAAGATCACGTCACAGAAAAGAATGTTAACCTTGCGATTGTGCAAAATAGACTGGAGAAACATCATAGGTAGTAAATCTAGTTAAGAAGTACTTGGAATAGTAAGCAATGGAAAGAGAATAAATAGAAGGGATAGATGTGAgatgttttttcaaagaaaaatcactACGTCGTGACTGACTATACATGCATAAAGAACAGGACAAAGACAAAACAACTGACGACACCATAACTTTTGAAACTGAGtaacagaaaatcaataacaaaCTAGGAGCTAGTTTGTGGGACAGGGAGACAATAATAAATTGTTGAGTTTAAGGGGACAAACAATAGCACTTATAATTTGAGAGGTGTCAGTCCAATGGAGGTAACAATTGAAGCCGTAAGAGTAAATGagctccccaaaggagaaagtACAGAAGTAGCAAAAGCAGAGGTCCAAGAACCGAGTCTGTTCTATGtaataggctaaagaagaaaattaactaaGTTATGGGAAGATACAAGGAATATCTGTATAATGAATGTTCTGATAATTAAGGAAGATGAGAGTTTCAAAAGTAAAGGATAATTAAAGTATAGCTGAGACTTCAAGAAGAATAAGGACTGAAAGAGACCATTGTAGTTGCTACTTGGAGTTGGCTAATAAACGCGTAAAGAGCACTTTCCAAAGAGAGGTAACTAGGAGAAGGAATTTAAACAGGCAGAATATAGAAACACAAGTAAGTAGCTGCAGGATGTGCCttccaataaaattaattttatcactttaaaagtatagtttttaggaattttatttttatattactcTGTTCTGTGCCGGTTAGCCCATACTCTGAATATTTCGTTCAGTTCTGTCACGGGATATGGATAAACTAGGGTTTCTTCAGGGGAGAAAGACCGTGATGGTAAGGGGACTCAAATCACTTCAAGTAAGCAGGAATTTTCACAGTTTCACCTGGGGGAAAAGAAACATGCAAGGAGGCAacgaaaattattttcaaatatatgttgGTACAACATGGATTAGAATATTTTGTATGGCCCCAAGGAAATAAGACCAGTGAACGGAAGGTTCAAGGTAACAGATTTTTATCTCATCATAAAGGGAATTAGGATGCCTAAAAGAATCTAAGCAAGAATTTAAGACTGCAGGATCATTTGGTGCTGCAGAGGAGATTCTTAGGAATCTGCTGAGTGGTTAGAATAGATTATCTTTATGGTTCCTTCCAAATATGAGTCTATAATTCAAAGTATATAATTTTTTGGACTAACTAGATGTCTTCCAAGGAAGCTTTTCAAACCATCTACTTTAATATGCTAGGATTCTTTAGAAAAGTTTggccaaaaaagaggaaaacctgggccagccccgtggccaagtggttaagttcacacgctctgcttcggcagcccagggtttcagcagcTGGGATCCTGGGTGACGACATGGcagggctcatcaagccatgctgaggcggtgtcccacatagcagaaccagaggcactcacaactagaatctacaactgtgtactgaggggctttggggagaagaagaagaaaacaaaacacaaaagaccagcaacagatgttagctcgggtgccaatctttaaaaaaagaagaaaaattttagtcCCTGCCCAAAGTATAAAACGTTTCATAAATGGTTCATGCTACCTAATCACAAGCTGAAGAGAGCAGCTCCACATCTTCCAGTACAACCCATACCACTGTGTGGATTCCTACTGTGTGTTCACAGACCTGCCTCAGATGTAGAAGcctaagttaattttaaaattcacaaaaccATGAGGCTTTCGATGAACCACATAGATTTAGCAAGACtgaattgcaaaaaaaaaaaaaaaaaaaggaggggaggagCAAGGACAAatattaaacatgaaatttttaTCTTGTAAGTTACTTCTATGTCTCTGGAATACACACATTTAGAGGTTTTACCAGCCTTAGTTGACTTATCTCTTGCATATATTATGCTATTATCAGGGGAAAATGTGACCA
Coding sequences:
- the TSBP1 gene encoding LOW QUALITY PROTEIN: testis-expressed basic protein 1 (The sequence of the model RefSeq protein was modified relative to this genomic sequence to represent the inferred CDS: deleted 1 base in 1 codon; substituted 3 bases at 3 genomic stop codons), translated to MRILLISNHTDFPPLCISVQFTAPIPGATGPIKLSQKTIVQTPGPIGYMDRELAKISDSKGQILKSKGTTNSQSSQEENKEALKKENLFIDSDESLTSRHEMESKSKAKGIELEKGKTGMEVKVNKSDVRIPKGQEAQVKNNKAKITQGQEAQEKRSEARIPQGQEAQVKKSEAGIPQGQGSQEKKSEVRILKGQGSQVKKSEAGIPKRQEAQEKKSEAGKPQGHEAQEKKSEAGKPQGQEAQEKEIEAKIPQGQEAQDKKSEAGIPQGQEAQEKKSEAGKPQGQEAQEKEIEAKIPQGQEAQVKNNKAGILQGQEAKEKKREFXGKGKQTKEKGDAEKNEDTKXIDAKNKKGDEGKHKVKGKKESEVKGXKAKGSVKAKASKGRKYNKKVEE